A region of the Microbulbifer pacificus genome:
TCCGGCCATGGCGGGCACCGCTTTCGGCGAGACAAAGGCCCCCGCCTCCACCGACCGCACGCCCGCATTGAGCAGAGCCTGAATCAGTTGCACCCGCTGTGCCACGGTCAGTACCCGGGACTGGTTCTGCAATCCGTCCCTGGGCCCCACATCGTTGATCAGTATTTTTTCGCGCATACGGTCATCTCCCGAAATCAGCCCGCGTCACCACTTTCCCTCAGCGCTTCGATATCCGCCTGGGTATAGCCACACAGTTGGCTCAGGATCTGGTCGGTGTGCTGACCGATATGCGGTGCTGGTGAAAAGGAATCTTCGTGAGTGCGCGACAGTTTGATCGGGTTGCCCGGCGCCTTGGTGGTCTTGCCGTTGGGATGGGCGATATCCACCACCATATTGCGGTGCAGCACCTGCGGATCGCTAAGGGCCCCCTCGAGGTTGTTGATCGGCGCGCAGGGAATGCGCTGCTCCTCCAGCTGTGCCAACCAGTTGTCGGTGGTATCGGTGGCGAAGATCTCCGCCAGTTTCGCGTCGATAAAATCCTTGTCCGCAAAGCGACCGGGCTGACCGTCGTACTTGGGATCATCAAATTCCGGCACCTTCACCACCGGCTTCAGGTTCTGCCAGAAATTGTCGGTGATCACCGCGATGATGACAAAGCCGTCGCTAGTGGCGTAGCTGTTGTAGGGAACATGCACAAAATGCGCGTTGCCGATGGGATAAGGGTTCTTGCCACTGAGGAAGAACATGGTGGCCATATAGTTCAGCATGGAAATCTGGCAATCCACCATGGAAATATCCACGTGCTGACCGCGACCGCTGGTTGCGCGCTCCGCCACCGCCGCGAGAATACCCATCACCGCAAACATGCCGCCGCCAAGGTCGCCGATGGGAATGCCCGCACGCACCGGGTTGTTCGGATCATCACCGGTAATCGACATGCCGCCGCCGTAGGCCTGGGCTACCTGGTCGAACGCCGGGCGCCTTGCGCCGGGGCCGTCGGAGCCGAAACCGGAGACACAGCAGGTAATGATGCGCGGGTTGATTTCACTCAAGGTTTCATAATCAATCCCGAGTCGCTCTGGTACGCCGGGGCCGAAATTGCTGATGACCACATCCGCCTGCTTTACCAGGTCATAGAACGCCTGGCGCCCGCGCTCGCTTTTCAGGTTCAGCGCCACGCTGCGTTTGTTGCGGTTCAG
Encoded here:
- a CDS encoding CaiB/BaiF CoA transferase family protein — its product is MNKALKGIRILDLTHMLSGPYGAMILADLGADMIKVEPLAGEGTRKLLANDPENSIDGFGAYYLTLNRNKRSVALNLKSERGRQAFYDLVKQADVVISNFGPGVPERLGIDYETLSEINPRIITCCVSGFGSDGPGARRPAFDQVAQAYGGGMSITGDDPNNPVRAGIPIGDLGGGMFAVMGILAAVAERATSGRGQHVDISMVDCQISMLNYMATMFFLSGKNPYPIGNAHFVHVPYNSYATSDGFVIIAVITDNFWQNLKPVVKVPEFDDPKYDGQPGRFADKDFIDAKLAEIFATDTTDNWLAQLEEQRIPCAPINNLEGALSDPQVLHRNMVVDIAHPNGKTTKAPGNPIKLSRTHEDSFSPAPHIGQHTDQILSQLCGYTQADIEALRESGDAG